In a genomic window of Flavobacterium crassostreae:
- a CDS encoding DUF937 domain-containing protein yields MFEQLTQLAQQFGENAVVKNEAIPNEKNEAVINEASNSVVSGLQKIIADGGVAQLAGLFQGNNANDASNPVVQQLTEQLTGNLSQKLGINSSAASGVAASLIPQILGSLVGKAKDPKDSSFEIADIIRAVSGNSENNSGIMDAITKYGGQFGLDQNGDGKVDISDAMDAVTKKGGGIGGMLGGLFGK; encoded by the coding sequence ATGTTTGAACAATTAACGCAATTAGCACAACAATTTGGAGAGAACGCTGTAGTTAAAAACGAGGCTATTCCTAACGAAAAAAATGAAGCTGTTATTAATGAAGCAAGTAATTCTGTTGTTTCGGGTTTACAAAAAATTATTGCCGATGGTGGTGTAGCGCAATTAGCTGGGCTTTTTCAGGGCAATAACGCTAACGACGCTTCTAACCCTGTGGTGCAACAACTCACCGAGCAACTTACAGGCAATTTAAGTCAAAAATTAGGGATCAATAGTAGTGCTGCATCTGGAGTAGCTGCTAGTTTGATTCCTCAAATACTGGGATCCTTGGTAGGTAAGGCAAAAGATCCTAAGGATTCAAGCTTTGAAATAGCAGATATAATCCGTGCGGTTTCTGGAAATTCTGAAAACAATTCTGGAATCATGGATGCCATCACAAAATACGGAGGACAATTTGGTCTAGACCAAAACGGAGACGGAAAAGTAGATATTAGTGATGCCATGGATGCCGTTACCAAAAAAGGTGGTGGAATTGGTGGTATGTTAGGTGGATTATTTGGAAAATAA
- a CDS encoding DUF6787 family protein, whose amino-acid sequence MKKLKERWGITSTLQLTIVFIVFAITGSSAAWLSKPLCAMLGIRPNDLGIWFTPVRLLLIFPIYQILLVAIGFLFGQFAFFWAFEKKMLQRLGLGFLFQK is encoded by the coding sequence ATGAAGAAATTAAAAGAACGCTGGGGCATTACCTCTACCTTACAACTCACCATTGTATTTATTGTTTTTGCCATAACAGGTTCTAGCGCTGCATGGTTATCTAAGCCACTGTGTGCTATGCTAGGCATCCGTCCAAACGATTTGGGTATCTGGTTTACTCCAGTTAGGTTGCTGCTTATTTTTCCTATTTATCAGATTCTTTTAGTGGCCATTGGTTTTCTTTTTGGTCAGTTTGCCTTTTTTTGGGCATTCGAAAAAAAAATGCTGCAACGCTTAGGACTTGGCTTTTTGTTCCAAAAATAA
- the msrA gene encoding peptide-methionine (S)-S-oxide reductase MsrA encodes MNVSQDAVLNPEVAIFGGGCFWCTEAVFLALKGVQKVVSGYIDGHTENPTYEAVCKGDTGHVEAIEITFDSHQISYLELLQVFFATHDPTTLNRQGNDVGTQYRSAIFYFSMAQKQDATQYIASLEAAAVFENPVVTTIGPATHFYAAEAYHNNYYNQNSSQGYCAYVITPKLQKLQKYFKDKLKT; translated from the coding sequence ATGAATGTATCACAAGACGCAGTTTTGAATCCTGAAGTTGCCATTTTTGGAGGCGGTTGTTTTTGGTGTACTGAGGCGGTTTTTTTGGCCTTGAAAGGGGTTCAGAAAGTGGTTTCGGGCTATATTGATGGACATACAGAAAACCCCACTTATGAGGCGGTTTGTAAAGGAGATACCGGACATGTGGAGGCAATTGAAATTACTTTTGATAGCCATCAAATTAGTTATTTAGAGTTGTTGCAGGTGTTTTTTGCCACCCACGATCCTACTACTTTAAATAGGCAAGGCAATGATGTGGGTACGCAATACCGCAGTGCTATTTTTTATTTTTCAATGGCTCAAAAACAAGATGCTACGCAGTATATCGCTAGTTTGGAGGCTGCTGCTGTTTTTGAAAATCCGGTTGTAACCACCATTGGTCCTGCAACACATTTTTATGCTGCCGAGGCATACCATAACAATTATTACAACCAAAATAGCTCCCAAGGCTATTGTGCTTATGTGATTACTCCTAAGCTACAAAAGCTACAAAAATACTTTAAGGACAAACTAAAAACCTAA
- a CDS encoding ABC transporter ATP-binding protein, translating into MIQAKNIHKYYDQLQVLKGVDLHIHKGEIVSIVGASGAGKTTLLQILGTLDRPHNQPEVSLVIHGEDVLKMNDKNLSKFRNLNLGFIFQFHQLLPEFTALENVCIPAFIANKNKKDTETEAKKLLDYLGLSHRIHHKPNALSGGEQQRVAVARALINQPAIIFADEPSGNLDTASAENLHQLFFKLREELGQTFVIVTHNEELANMADRKLVMVDGLISS; encoded by the coding sequence ATGATACAGGCCAAAAACATACACAAATACTACGACCAATTACAGGTACTAAAAGGAGTAGATTTGCACATCCATAAAGGAGAAATCGTTTCTATAGTAGGAGCATCTGGTGCCGGCAAAACCACCCTATTGCAAATCCTAGGCACCTTAGATAGACCCCATAACCAACCAGAAGTTTCGTTGGTAATCCATGGCGAAGATGTTTTAAAAATGAACGACAAAAACCTCTCCAAGTTTCGAAATTTAAATTTAGGATTTATCTTTCAGTTCCACCAATTGCTGCCCGAATTTACCGCCCTAGAAAACGTATGTATCCCCGCTTTTATAGCCAATAAAAACAAAAAAGACACCGAAACAGAAGCCAAAAAACTCCTCGACTACTTAGGTCTTTCGCACAGAATACACCACAAACCCAACGCACTATCCGGCGGAGAACAACAACGAGTAGCCGTTGCAAGAGCCCTAATCAACCAACCCGCAATTATTTTTGCAGACGAACCCTCCGGAAACTTAGACACCGCCTCTGCCGAAAATTTGCACCAATTATTTTTTAAACTCCGAGAAGAATTAGGCCAAACCTTTGTGATTGTAACCCACAACGAAGAACTAGCCAACATGGCCGATAGAAAACTAGTCATGGTAGACGGTCTAATTAGTAGTTAG
- a CDS encoding TIGR02757 family protein has translation MALPENELKDFLDTKVLQYNTIAFIEPDPISVPHRYTSKEDIEIAGFLAATIAWGNRTMITKNGHRMMDLLGDSPYDFVMSHDALQLERLDGFVHRTFNSQDFKHFIKALQHIYSNRGGLHQIFMEHQTDTSLQPAIHALNEAFFEIPHEPRTRKHVADPNKGSVAKRINMCLRWFVRKDTSGVDLGIWDTLSPSKLSCPLDVHSGNVARKLGLLTRKQNDTKALLELDTKLRLLDPDDPVKYDFALFGLGIFEGF, from the coding sequence ATGGCCCTTCCTGAAAATGAATTAAAAGACTTCCTAGATACCAAAGTTCTTCAGTACAACACCATAGCCTTTATCGAACCAGATCCCATTAGTGTACCACATCGGTATACATCAAAAGAAGATATCGAAATAGCCGGTTTTTTGGCAGCAACTATCGCCTGGGGCAACCGAACCATGATTACTAAAAACGGGCACCGTATGATGGACTTACTAGGAGATTCGCCCTATGATTTTGTTATGAGTCATGATGCGTTACAGTTAGAAAGACTCGATGGTTTTGTACACCGAACCTTTAACTCCCAAGATTTTAAACATTTTATAAAAGCGTTACAACACATCTATTCCAATAGAGGAGGTTTACACCAAATCTTTATGGAACACCAAACCGATACGTCGCTGCAGCCAGCTATACATGCCCTTAATGAGGCTTTCTTTGAAATCCCACACGAACCCCGAACCAGAAAACATGTAGCAGACCCCAACAAAGGATCCGTGGCAAAGAGAATCAACATGTGTTTGCGATGGTTTGTTAGAAAAGATACCTCTGGAGTAGATTTAGGCATTTGGGACACCCTATCTCCATCCAAACTTTCTTGCCCATTGGATGTACATTCTGGCAATGTGGCCCGCAAATTAGGCTTACTCACTCGAAAACAAAACGATACAAAAGCGTTATTAGAGTTGGATACTAAGCTACGATTGCTCGACCCTGATGACCCCGTAAAATATGATTTTGCATTGTTTGGACTAGGTATATTTGAAGGCTTTTAG
- a CDS encoding DEAD/DEAH box helicase gives MSTFEQFNLPKSVQKAIDDLGFSAPTPIQQKTFSVIMSGRDMMGIAQTGTGKTFAYLLPLLKLYKFTPGHTPKIVILVPTRELVVQVVEEVEKLTKYMSVRTIGIFGGVNINTQKTAVYTGCDILVGTPGRIMDLTLDNVIRFEEMQKLVIDEFDEMLNLGFRVQLTSILAMMPKKRQNILFSATMTDDVDAILNDYFDYPQEVTLSASGTPLENIQQIAYSVPNFNTKINLLKYLLENNPEMSRVLVFVNNKKISDMVQERIEEDFESQFGVIHSNKSQNYRLTTMAEFQQGNLRGLITTDIMARGLDISNITHVINFEMPEMPELYMHRIGRTGRADASGTAISFITAREEEARVEVEVLMNMELQLSPFPEAVEISSKLIEPEKDRQPMKFMMKKVKLAGDGAFQEKSKKNKKVNLGGPGVTKKKTHGSVNRNMLKIQAQKKKKKK, from the coding sequence ATGAGCACTTTTGAGCAATTTAATCTTCCTAAATCCGTACAAAAAGCAATTGATGATCTGGGCTTTAGCGCACCTACTCCTATTCAACAAAAAACTTTTTCCGTAATCATGTCCGGAAGAGACATGATGGGAATTGCCCAAACCGGTACTGGTAAAACATTTGCTTACCTATTGCCTTTATTAAAATTATATAAATTTACACCTGGCCATACCCCTAAAATTGTAATTTTGGTACCCACTCGAGAGCTTGTTGTACAGGTTGTTGAAGAGGTCGAAAAATTAACCAAATACATGTCTGTTAGGACCATTGGTATTTTTGGTGGCGTAAATATCAATACACAAAAAACGGCTGTTTATACCGGTTGTGATATTCTGGTAGGAACCCCTGGTAGAATCATGGATCTAACCCTAGACAACGTGATCCGATTTGAGGAAATGCAAAAATTAGTTATTGATGAATTTGACGAAATGCTAAATTTAGGGTTCCGAGTACAACTAACGTCTATTTTGGCCATGATGCCCAAAAAACGTCAGAACATTCTCTTTTCGGCAACCATGACAGACGATGTAGATGCCATCCTAAACGATTACTTTGATTACCCACAAGAAGTAACTCTTTCGGCCTCTGGTACACCACTCGAAAACATCCAACAAATAGCCTACAGCGTACCCAACTTTAACACCAAAATAAACCTACTAAAATACTTGTTAGAAAACAATCCTGAGATGAGTCGGGTTTTGGTTTTTGTAAACAACAAGAAAATTTCGGACATGGTTCAGGAACGCATTGAGGAAGATTTTGAGAGTCAATTTGGAGTGATACACTCTAATAAATCCCAAAATTACCGTTTAACCACAATGGCAGAATTTCAACAAGGAAATTTAAGAGGATTAATTACCACCGATATTATGGCCCGAGGTCTGGATATTTCTAATATTACCCATGTAATTAATTTTGAAATGCCCGAAATGCCCGAATTATACATGCACCGTATTGGTAGAACAGGGCGTGCAGATGCCTCTGGTACCGCTATCAGTTTTATTACCGCTCGGGAAGAAGAAGCCAGAGTAGAAGTTGAAGTATTGATGAATATGGAATTGCAATTAAGCCCATTTCCAGAAGCTGTAGAGATTTCTTCAAAATTAATCGAACCTGAAAAAGACAGGCAACCGATGAAATTTATGATGAAAAAAGTAAAACTAGCTGGCGATGGCGCATTTCAGGAAAAAAGTAAAAAAAATAAAAAAGTCAATCTTGGAGGCCCTGGAGTAACCAAGAAAAAAACCCATGGATCTGTTAACCGAAACATGCTAAAAATACAAGCTCAGAAAAAGAAAAAGAAAAAATAA
- a CDS encoding BatA domain-containing protein, with the protein MQFKNPEILYFLFALVLPILVHLFQLRRFKTHYFTNVRFLKTVSIASRKSATLKKWLLLACRLLLVTTLVIAFAQPYFVAKDAKNASNELYIILDNSFSMQAKGKHGPLLKRAVQELLENIPENTRFSLLTNTDTYWDTSIGSIKSSLQNLNYSALAFDLERQLTKIKLHKTPHNKDIVIITDALGLQNNALQNSNPEDALYFIIPEPEQKNNSAIDSVYIHKEVDRFYEINVSLSNYGTNTDPLAVAIYNQNQLLAKRQVRLDSNPKTVTFSIPKAAFHGYVSIQDSGLTYDNTYYFTISEPKKNNIIALGDPAKSNFLKRIYTPEEFVFQAIPLAALDYNLLQAQDVLILNELEDLPQALQTTLVSFVTKGGTLIFIPSDKSSVATNNLFLKNFGNLQFLKKETTEKKVTQIHFNHPLFKDVFQSKVKNFQYPSLKSSFVLSAAGTTALSNNDQSSFLTTITQKTAKVYVFAGALNPQNSNFQQSPLIVPTFYKMGISNSNQALKAFTVGATNQYTVTTTSAKDAVLTVKNKNEQSIPIQQIGSNKVQLFFTEYPQQAGNFDVLKQNKKIDALSFNYARSESDLSPNNANPLRDYKTSSTIEAIYDRLQSDRTDTQIWKWFVIFALLLLLCETAIIRFLK; encoded by the coding sequence ATGCAATTTAAAAATCCCGAAATTTTATATTTTCTCTTCGCATTAGTGCTGCCAATTTTGGTTCATTTATTTCAATTAAGACGTTTTAAAACACATTATTTCACTAATGTACGTTTTTTAAAAACCGTTTCTATTGCGTCCCGAAAAAGCGCTACCCTCAAAAAATGGCTTTTACTGGCTTGCCGATTGCTTTTAGTAACCACACTGGTTATTGCTTTTGCCCAGCCTTATTTTGTTGCCAAAGATGCTAAAAACGCTTCTAATGAGTTGTATATTATCTTAGACAATTCTTTTAGTATGCAAGCAAAAGGCAAACACGGCCCACTGCTAAAACGCGCCGTGCAAGAACTATTAGAGAACATTCCCGAAAATACCCGTTTTTCTTTACTTACCAACACAGATACCTACTGGGACACCTCTATTGGTAGCATAAAAAGCAGCTTACAAAATTTAAATTATAGTGCCCTAGCGTTCGATCTAGAGCGGCAACTCACTAAAATAAAACTCCACAAAACGCCCCACAACAAGGATATTGTAATTATAACCGACGCTTTAGGGCTTCAAAACAACGCACTACAGAATAGCAATCCGGAGGACGCCCTGTATTTTATTATTCCAGAACCCGAACAAAAGAACAACAGTGCCATTGATAGTGTGTATATACACAAAGAGGTAGATCGTTTTTATGAAATAAACGTTAGTTTGTCCAATTATGGTACTAATACAGATCCGCTTGCAGTTGCTATTTACAACCAAAACCAATTGCTTGCCAAAAGGCAAGTTCGCTTGGATTCCAACCCAAAAACCGTTACGTTTTCTATTCCAAAAGCAGCATTTCATGGATACGTAAGCATTCAAGATAGTGGCTTAACCTATGATAATACCTATTATTTTACGATTTCTGAGCCCAAAAAAAACAATATAATTGCTCTTGGGGATCCAGCAAAAAGTAATTTTTTAAAACGAATCTACACCCCCGAAGAATTTGTGTTCCAAGCCATCCCTTTGGCGGCTTTGGATTATAACCTTTTACAGGCCCAAGATGTCCTTATTTTGAATGAATTAGAAGATCTACCTCAAGCCTTGCAAACCACCTTAGTATCTTTTGTTACTAAAGGAGGCACCCTGATTTTTATCCCCTCAGACAAGAGTAGTGTGGCGACTAACAATTTGTTTTTGAAAAATTTTGGGAATTTGCAATTTTTAAAAAAAGAAACAACCGAAAAAAAAGTAACTCAAATTCATTTTAACCATCCGCTGTTTAAAGACGTGTTCCAAAGCAAGGTGAAGAATTTTCAGTATCCTAGTTTAAAAAGCTCTTTTGTACTCTCTGCTGCCGGAACCACTGCCTTGTCAAACAACGACCAAAGTTCTTTTTTGACAACCATAACCCAAAAAACAGCAAAGGTGTACGTTTTTGCAGGAGCTCTAAATCCTCAAAACTCCAATTTCCAACAATCGCCACTAATTGTCCCTACTTTTTACAAAATGGGAATCAGCAACTCCAACCAGGCCTTAAAAGCATTTACCGTAGGTGCAACCAACCAATATACCGTAACTACAACCAGTGCTAAAGATGCCGTACTAACCGTAAAAAACAAAAATGAGCAAAGCATCCCCATACAACAAATCGGCAGCAATAAAGTACAGTTATTCTTTACGGAATATCCGCAACAGGCCGGTAATTTTGATGTTTTAAAACAAAACAAAAAAATAGATGCCCTTAGTTTTAATTACGCCAGATCCGAGAGTGATTTAAGCCCCAATAATGCAAATCCTCTTAGGGATTACAAAACAAGTAGCACCATTGAAGCCATTTATGACCGCTTGCAAAGCGATAGAACCGACACCCAAATTTGGAAATGGTTTGTTATCTTTGCCTTGCTACTTTTGCTATGCGAAACGGCAATTATTAGATTCTTAAAATAG
- a CDS encoding dihydroorotase — MKFILREATIIDTQSPFHNKTVDILIADGFIKKIGPKLAKPENCDEIKLENLHVSTGWFDSSVSLGEPGYEERETIANGLQVAAKSGFTAIALQPNSFPVIDNQSQILFVKSKARQSATELFPIGALTKESKGEDMAELFDMKNAGAIAFGDYNKSIANANLLKIALQYVHDFDGLVIAYSQDEKIKGNGVANEGIVSTRLGLKGIPNLAEELQIARNLFLLEYTGGKLHIPTISTAKSVQLLREAKAKGLAVSCSVSVHHLVMTDEKLEEFDTRYKVSPPLRNDTDRKALLQGVLNGTIDMITSDHNPIDIEYKKMEFDAAKNGTIGLESAFGALMSVLPLETVIAKLTAGRNLFGIATTVIDEGQKANLTLFNPEGEKIFTKDSIGSKSKNSAFLGMPLKGKAYGIINQEQLILV; from the coding sequence ATGAAATTTATCCTTAGAGAAGCAACAATTATTGACACACAAAGTCCTTTTCATAACAAGACTGTAGATATTTTAATTGCAGATGGTTTTATAAAAAAAATAGGCCCCAAATTAGCCAAGCCCGAAAACTGTGATGAAATAAAACTAGAAAATCTCCATGTATCTACAGGTTGGTTTGATAGTAGTGTTTCGTTAGGAGAGCCTGGTTATGAGGAGCGCGAAACTATTGCAAACGGACTACAAGTTGCCGCCAAAAGTGGTTTCACAGCAATAGCATTGCAACCCAACAGCTTTCCGGTTATAGACAACCAATCCCAAATTTTATTTGTCAAAAGCAAAGCCCGCCAAAGTGCTACCGAGTTGTTCCCTATAGGCGCTCTGACCAAAGAGAGCAAAGGAGAAGATATGGCCGAATTATTTGACATGAAAAATGCAGGTGCAATAGCCTTTGGAGACTATAATAAAAGCATCGCTAATGCCAATTTGTTAAAAATAGCCTTGCAGTATGTACACGATTTTGATGGATTAGTGATTGCCTACTCACAAGATGAAAAAATAAAAGGAAATGGGGTTGCAAATGAAGGCATTGTTTCTACCCGATTAGGCCTCAAAGGAATTCCAAATCTAGCCGAAGAATTGCAAATAGCCCGCAACCTATTTTTACTAGAATACACCGGTGGAAAATTGCATATTCCGACCATCTCTACAGCCAAATCCGTACAACTCCTACGCGAAGCCAAAGCCAAAGGATTAGCAGTGAGTTGTAGCGTAAGCGTGCACCATCTTGTTATGACCGATGAAAAACTAGAAGAGTTTGATACCCGTTACAAAGTTAGTCCTCCATTACGAAACGACACAGACAGAAAAGCATTACTTCAAGGAGTTCTTAATGGAACCATAGACATGATTACATCCGATCATAACCCTATTGATATAGAATACAAAAAAATGGAATTTGATGCAGCCAAGAATGGTACTATAGGTCTCGAAAGCGCCTTTGGAGCCCTAATGAGCGTATTGCCATTAGAGACCGTAATTGCCAAATTAACAGCAGGAAGAAATCTTTTTGGGATAGCCACTACGGTTATTGACGAAGGACAAAAAGCCAATTTAACGTTGTTTAATCCTGAAGGAGAAAAAATATTTACAAAAGATTCTATAGGGTCTAAATCCAAAAATTCCGCCTTTTTAGGAATGCCATTAAAAGGAAAGGCTTACGGAATTATTAATCAAGAACAACTAATTTTAGTATAA
- a CDS encoding alpha/beta hydrolase, translating to MNLSLEYLLKEPKIKKDKNPLLLLLHGHGSNEQDLFSFASELPDTYYIVSARAPYDMQFGSYTWYAIDYDADQNKFSNDEQAKTSRDLILQFIEELIANYSIDPNQVVLTGFSQGAILSYAVALSNPEKISKVVALSGYLNPEILKENYCDNDFSKLKIFHSHGTADQVIPIEWARKTTPFLAKLNLAATYKEYPIGHGVSPQNFYDFRKWLVD from the coding sequence ATGAATTTATCTCTAGAATACCTACTAAAAGAGCCCAAAATAAAAAAAGACAAAAACCCTCTACTACTTTTGTTACATGGTCATGGCAGCAACGAACAAGATTTATTTTCGTTTGCATCCGAGCTACCCGACACCTACTATATTGTATCGGCTCGAGCACCTTATGACATGCAATTTGGTAGTTATACCTGGTACGCTATTGATTATGATGCGGATCAAAATAAATTTTCGAATGACGAACAAGCGAAAACATCTCGGGATCTAATTTTGCAATTTATTGAAGAATTAATTGCAAACTATTCTATAGACCCCAATCAAGTTGTGCTTACAGGGTTTAGTCAAGGAGCTATTTTGAGCTATGCAGTGGCGCTATCAAATCCTGAAAAAATAAGCAAAGTAGTGGCCTTAAGCGGCTATCTTAACCCCGAAATACTAAAAGAAAATTATTGCGATAATGATTTTTCTAAGCTAAAAATATTTCATTCCCACGGAACGGCAGACCAAGTAATCCCTATAGAGTGGGCCCGAAAAACAACGCCATTTTTGGCAAAATTAAACCTTGCAGCAACCTATAAAGAATATCCAATTGGCCATGGTGTTTCGCCTCAAAATTTTTATGATTTTAGAAAATGGTTAGTAGACTAA
- a CDS encoding MBL fold metallo-hydrolase, with amino-acid sequence MKVYFLGTGTSQGIPVIGSAHPVCQSVDFKDKRLRVSIWITWETGSYVIDCGPDFRQQMLAAQCQSVDGILFTHEHADHTAGLDDIRPFNFKQGEMPIYAHQRVLDNLKTRFGYVFETQNRYPGAPSVLAIPVCNNQPLVLGGKTIVPINVMHGDLQVFGYRLDAFAYLTDVKTIEKSEIDKLQGVQVLVINALREAPHTTHFNLQEALDFIALVQPQKAYLTHISHLLGFHEEIQKKLPENVFLAYDNLEITL; translated from the coding sequence TTGAAAGTATATTTTTTAGGTACTGGCACCTCACAGGGCATTCCGGTAATTGGTAGTGCACATCCGGTTTGTCAAAGTGTTGATTTTAAAGATAAAAGACTCCGTGTTTCTATCTGGATCACTTGGGAGACTGGTTCATATGTTATAGATTGTGGTCCAGATTTTAGACAACAAATGCTTGCGGCACAATGCCAGAGCGTAGATGGTATTCTTTTTACCCACGAACACGCAGACCATACCGCCGGTTTAGACGATATTAGGCCGTTTAATTTTAAACAAGGCGAAATGCCTATTTATGCCCACCAACGGGTGTTGGATAATCTTAAAACACGTTTTGGTTATGTTTTTGAAACCCAAAACAGGTATCCTGGAGCACCATCGGTGCTGGCAATTCCGGTGTGCAATAACCAACCATTGGTCTTGGGAGGCAAAACCATTGTGCCGATCAATGTTATGCACGGTGATTTGCAGGTGTTTGGGTATAGATTGGATGCTTTTGCATATTTAACGGATGTAAAAACTATCGAAAAATCTGAAATAGACAAACTCCAAGGAGTGCAAGTTTTGGTTATAAACGCCTTGCGGGAGGCGCCACATACTACGCATTTTAATTTGCAAGAAGCCTTAGATTTTATAGCTTTGGTGCAACCTCAAAAAGCCTATCTTACGCACATTAGTCATTTGTTAGGTTTTCATGAAGAGATTCAAAAAAAATTGCCAGAAAATGTTTTTTTGGCGTATGATAATTTAGAAATAACCCTATAA
- a CDS encoding nicotinate-nucleotide adenylyltransferase — MDTQIKLKGDKIITQIPSIKDKALRINLNENIYGTFAEIGAGQETVRHFFRAGGSSGTIAKAMSAYDKDFSDAIYGVEQDGRYVTESRLKKMLDSEGKLIEERLSREKHPNKMFFSYANTIATIDFAKQFKGHGWVGIRYQIEPDEDYNEIILHIRFKETDARLQQETLGVLGVNLIYGAFYKYNDPKRLLRYLYDHLDKDQLEIDTINFSGPRFAEVDNRLMSLQLVKNGMTDAVMFDPNGKNILPAAILYKKNILALRGSFRPVTKVNMDMYEKSLEMFIEENKVEKENTLVVFEITLSNLRSDGEIDERDFMDRAELLCSLGQTVMISNFQEYYKVVEYFSNYTKARMGLAMGVNNLVDIFDEKYYRHLSGGILEAFGKLFYRDMKVFLYPMSDENGQIINSNNLKVHPRMKELYKFFKFNGKVINIDNYDPETLEVFSREVLKMISNGKPGWEPMLPSGIAEIIKEHKLFGYNPDKIVQQLN; from the coding sequence ATGGATACGCAAATAAAACTAAAAGGTGATAAAATCATCACGCAAATACCCTCTATAAAAGACAAAGCACTACGTATAAATTTGAACGAAAATATATACGGAACTTTTGCCGAAATAGGTGCAGGACAAGAAACAGTAAGACATTTTTTTAGAGCTGGTGGCTCTTCGGGAACTATTGCAAAAGCCATGTCTGCCTACGACAAAGATTTTAGTGATGCCATTTATGGAGTAGAGCAAGACGGTAGGTATGTAACCGAAAGTAGGCTTAAAAAAATGCTTGACTCTGAAGGAAAACTTATCGAAGAGCGTTTGAGCCGTGAAAAACATCCCAATAAAATGTTTTTTAGCTATGCCAACACTATTGCTACTATTGATTTTGCTAAACAATTTAAAGGCCATGGTTGGGTAGGTATTCGGTATCAAATTGAGCCAGATGAAGATTATAACGAAATTATTCTTCATATTCGGTTTAAAGAGACCGATGCTAGATTACAACAAGAAACCCTTGGTGTTTTGGGAGTAAACTTGATCTATGGTGCTTTTTATAAATACAATGACCCCAAGCGTTTGTTGCGTTATTTGTACGATCATTTAGACAAAGACCAATTAGAGATTGATACTATCAATTTTTCAGGGCCTCGTTTTGCTGAAGTAGACAACCGCTTGATGAGTTTACAATTAGTCAAAAATGGCATGACCGATGCAGTAATGTTTGACCCTAATGGCAAAAACATTCTTCCGGCGGCTATCCTTTACAAAAAAAATATTCTTGCACTCAGAGGAAGCTTTCGTCCGGTTACTAAAGTAAACATGGACATGTATGAAAAATCCTTAGAAATGTTCATTGAAGAAAACAAGGTTGAAAAAGAAAATACCTTGGTAGTTTTTGAAATCACCCTCTCTAACCTAAGATCGGATGGCGAAATTGATGAGAGAGATTTTATGGATCGTGCCGAATTGCTTTGTTCTTTAGGCCAAACAGTGATGATTTCTAATTTTCAAGAATACTATAAAGTAGTAGAATATTTCTCTAATTATACTAAGGCCAGAATGGGATTGGCTATGGGGGTAAACAATTTAGTAGATATTTTTGACGAGAAATACTACCGTCATTTAAGTGGCGGAATATTGGAAGCTTTTGGAAAATTATTCTATAGAGACATGAAGGTATTTTTATATCCAATGTCGGATGAAAATGGCCAGATTATTAACTCTAATAATTTAAAAGTACACCCACGAATGAAAGAATTATATAAATTCTTCAAATTTAATGGCAAGGTGATCAACATTGACAATTATGATCCAGAAACATTAGAGGTTTTTTCTCGTGAGGTTTTAAAAATGATTAGCAACGGAAAACCAGGTTGGGAACCAATGCTACCTTCTGGTATTGCCGAAATCATCAAAGAACACAAACTATTTGGTTATAATCCAGACAAAATAGTCCAACAATTAAATTAA